In the Pongo abelii isolate AG06213 chromosome 18, NHGRI_mPonAbe1-v2.0_pri, whole genome shotgun sequence genome, TTTGTACCCCCAGCACCTGGCATGGTACTTGGCACATAGTGTTCGgtgatgaatgggtggatgatcGGACAGATCCAAAAACTGGCATAAACCCGGGATGCTGTGGGAGCTTAGAGGAGAGGCCCCTGAGCTCATTCCTAAAAGTTGTGTGGCCTTGGTCAGCTTActcctctaagcctcagtttctgggTCTGTAAGATGAAGCTGATAATGCTATCTTCACAGCAATTGTGGAGACTGAATGAGATGATATGAGCCAAGTGCCTCATAGATTCTCATGAAATCGTGGCTGCTCTTGGTGGTGGCCCTAGCCTCCCGGCTGGTGGTGGTCACAGCTGAATCAAATGGGCCTTTTCTGCTGGCATTAGTATATCTCTACCTGGCCTTTAAAAATCTTCCCTATTGGTAATCAGAGATTCtcaaagaagaagaggaaagtaaaaaagaaaacatcttggaATTCTCATTTTGTGTTTTGTCTTGCCTTTCAGTTTTCCTGTCCCAATTCAAGCTTCTATGGAGCCAAGACTCTTGGACAGATTCAGGGGCCAAGGGTGGCAATCACAGAGATGTTCACACAAAGGAGCCTCCTTCTGCCGAGACAGGCAGCACAGGGTCCCCTCCAGAAAGTGGCCACAGTAATGAGGGTTTCTCCCTCCAGGCCGGGACTGACACCACTGGCCAGGAAGTGGCTGAAGCTCAGCTGGATGAGGATGGGGATTTGGACGTGGTGAGAAGACCACGAGCCGCCTCTGATCCCAACCCAGCAGGGCCTCTGAGAGACAAGGTACATCCCATGATTCTAGCGCAGGAAGAAGACGACGTCCTGGGAGAGGAAGCACAAGGCAGCCCGCACGATATCATCAGAATAGGTAAATAGAGGTGTGGTGTGGCCCACCTGTCACCAAAGCAACTCCGCAATGTCGCTGCTCAGGGCTCAGTATGATCTGAGCATGGACTCTGCAGGCCCAGGCAGCACAGGTTGTGAGAACCAGCTCGGGTGAGACTGGGGAAGCTCTCCACAACCCCGTCACTCCTGCCTggctcacaccaccacagccTCACCCTGTGCACTTTGTTCTCTGTGCTGTGCCTCCTTCCTAGAGTGCTCACCCCCCAGCCTCTGCTCCCTTAACATGTTCCCCATTGCCGTACAGTTTCCAGCTCAGccacacctcctccaggaagcctccctgcTGCTGCCTCCCACATCTGTGCTCTTGCTCTAACTCAGCATGTTGCGGGTGTGGGACAGGCttggcctggctgggctggcaGTAGGGAGCCATGGGAGGTTCTGGAGCTGGAGTGTGGCAGAGGAAGAGGGatgtaaatgaaaatgaatggggCGTGGACCAGTCAGATGGActgggagctgggagctgggagctAGAAGCCAGGTAAGAAACAGGAGTGATGAAGCGGCGGGAAAAGTGGGACAGGAGAGAGGTTTGGACAGATACTCAGAGGTGGGATCAAAGAGGAACTGCTACCCAGGTATGGGGGCAGAGCAGAGAGGTTTGGTGACTCTAGGATTTGAAATCTAGGGACCTGGCACTCTAGAAACACCGGGAGCAGTAGGGAGCTGGGCCAGGAAGTGATCGGTGCTGGTTAAGCACCTATTGTGTTTTGGATATCTTTGCTGTTATCTAGTGGCCTAGTCTGCACAGCCCTGCCTGAGGGGGTGCACGGATGAGGAAGCGAAAGGCCTGGTGCCATGCAGCTTGGTGGTGGTGAGCGAGCTTCGAATCCATGCAGTGTCCACACCAGGGCTTTGCCTCCCCCTGGTGCTGCTCATTTGGAGCGGAGCTGTGATTTGAGGCCGTTCGTTGAGATCCAGGTCCCCAATGGTGTCTTGAGTTCCCAGGGAAAGGCCTCCCCCAGCACTGGCCTTGGTCAGAGAATGGGGGTCAGTGGGTCACTCTCAAAAACAGACAGAACAGCAGCTCTGTATCTATCTGCTCAGCAAATAGTTACTAAGCGCCTGCACGGTGGTACCAGGCAGCCTCTGTTCTAGACTGTCCCAGAGAGGGCAAGTTGGAACTCACACCGGAACCCAGGTCCATGTATCACATGGGTgacctctgccctcatgacctctGCAGATAGGGATGagtattcccatttcacagaggaagagactgaggctcagcCAGGTTGAGGAACTTGcctggggtcacacagctagtcagtggcagagctgagacttgTACCTAGGTCTGTCTGACGCCACAGCCTGTGCTCTCATTCCACATCATGGGGGCAGAGCATTCGAAAGAGGCTTGGAAAGTCCTGCTTCTCAGGGGGGCCGATGATGGCTCATTTCACTCTGAGCCCTGACTGTTATTAGCCTCCCCGAGCTGGGGAGCAAACCTGTCAGTTCCTCCACAGTGAATGTTGTGTCTGTAGTGAATGTTCTGGGAATTTACCATCATATGAGCTAAGAACAAAGTCCCTCAGGAAGGGGCCGGCCTGTGACCAGCTTCCCCACCTGCCCTGTTCCGGTGACCTCACGGTGAGGCCCCCTTGTCTGTATACCTGGAAGTTCACTTTTTCAGTTGTCAGTCGCTCGCTACCTGCCCTGAGGGAGGAGAGTGGAAAGGTAGCTAATGAATGAACCTAGGTAGTAACTCGTGATTATTTCAAACTGGCTAGAGCACTTTCATCTGCAAAACTTGATCTAATCCTGCAGGGCTGGATTTTGAGTCCAGCTCCATCTTCACAAGCCAGGCGACCAGAGACAAATGTCTTACCCACTCAGAACCACACGGTCAGAACCACGTGATCAGGGGAACCACTGTCCCTGGGTTTTAGTGATAATTTATTGAAACATGCCCAGTGAGCGCCAGGAGCGGGGCCTGGCGCAGAGTGGATGGTAAGCAGACGTCATTCTCCTCACAACCCTTTTCCTCTGACCCATATAAATCAACCCATTTTTTTCAAGTTATAGACCCATTTGAGAAActgatttttctaaagaaaaagaaaaataggcgtTTTCTTAACTATTCCAAGGGATTGACAAAACCTAAAAAGTTTATCCAGGGATCTGTGAGGAATCCACAGACCCAGGATTCAACAGAAATTATGTTCAATTCCCCCATTGTAGAAATAAAGTGAGACCCCAAGAGAACTCGAGAGAGGCAGGGCTGGAACTCAGGCCGTCAGATTCTGAGTCCCGTGCCTTCCTGCTGGAGAATCGGGCAAGTcgcttagcctctctgagctcaGTTTACTTGTCTGTACAAGAGGTACAACCTCCTCCAGTTGTAAGGAATTCAGAGAGACGGCACATACAAAGCTCTTAGCATAGTGCCTAGCACGGATTCAGTGTTCCATAAATGTGAGCCTCTGTCCTGGGGACTGGCCcaagctgggaggagggagactgGCTGATGAAGAGTCTAGGTTCCTGCAGGTCTGGAGACCCAGTTTGCAAATGAGATAAGACATAATTCTAGAATCTGCTAAGGACAGGTGAGATTCTAACACTGTCTCATCCCATTGCTAGCCCTAGAGTTTCTCATGGGGATAGTTCCTCAGGCTGGCCTTTTATGTTCTCATGATACCTTtggaattatttaaatataaactctGACTTTTCACGGGAGTGGGAGCCACAAGATGGCCCTGGATAGGGAGGTCCCTAAGTCACCTGGGCCTCCACCCCTAGACTGTGAATCCTCCTTCCTCACCCCTACGCCGCCACCTGGACCGGGCCCAGCCCAGGGCAGACATACTGGGCATTTGTTGTGATCTCTGACAATCCTGATGAGTCATGAAGAAGCATATTTACCCATTCGAACACTAGCAAGTGCCTGAAACAGGGCAGGGGTCGGGTAGACCTCGGAATCTCTGCACTCCAGACTCGAGGATGTCAGACACAAGAAAGGAGAGTGCCCTTGAGGTCGGCCACACTTGACTTCCTGGGGAATTCATTCTGGCTTTTTCCATCTGGCCCCAGGGAGTCGCACAGCATCCGCTTCTTCCTTTGATCCATCCCTGAGCCTCTCGTTCTCTCGTTTTTCAATTCGCCCTGGTGTTTTCTCGTGTCATCAGCATCAGCAGAAAGCACATCTTAGATCAGTTTTTGGTCAGACTCccaaatgacttcattttaaatcctcttttgtttccatttggCTTTAGAAAAACATGGGTCTCACTTtgcactttgttacccaggctagtctcaaactcctgacttcaggcgatcctcctgccttagctttccacagtgttgggattataggtgtgagccactacccGGCCATCTCGACACATTTTGATCTAATGAGATGTTTTTTTCTCAGACTATAACCCTGGGCTGGTCATGTCCCCCTTCTGGGCTTCAGTGACCTCCACCTGTGCAAGGGCTGGGGACCTTGACCACCTCAGTGGTTCTCAGGTGTCTGCCGAGCCTGTGCTGTCTCAGAAGCGCTGTCTGGTTAAGCACTGTTACAGCCTTAGAAATGAGGGATGAGGCTACTTCTgcattttgcagaagaggaaactgtgGCTCTGTCTccaagaagttaagtgacttgtcacCCAGCTAGGAAATGACAAAACTGAGTTCTCATGTAGGTCTCTGACCTCAGAGTCCTCATTCTCCCTCAAGGAAAGCTGGCCACCCCTTGAGGAcagctgggaggcagaacttATGTCCGCGAGACCCCTGGAAGGAAGTGACCAATCACATAGGACCGAGATCGCTATGGGAAGGTTCCCCTGGCAGCAGGAACCCTTAGGACAGCTGGGGTTAGGGAGCAGACGGTGAGGAGGAAGCTTTCCCAGGCCAatggagggaaaggagaggagaggaggctcTGAGCCACACCCAGGAGATGGCATAGGTGGGACTGGGGAAGAGGAGCTGGGCAGGGACGCTGACACAGAAGGCCTGGGACCAGAGTGCAGACCACAGACACCCCTTCCCCtccacacacaagcacacaagcCTTCAGCCTGCCCAGCGAGTCCCTGTGGCTTTCATCCTGGGAGGCTCTGCCCCGTGCTTTTTAAACCGTGTCCCTGGCATGGTTCAGATTCTACATCTCCCTTCCCCAAGCAGGCTGAAGAGCCAGAAAAggccagggacggtggctcacacctagatgccacttcgggaggccaaagcagtgtatcacttgagcccaagggtttgagaccagccctggcaacatgctgagaccctatctctacaaaaactacaaaactaaaaaaatttagcctggcatggaggcacgcacctgtagccccagctactcgagaggcttgGGTGgcagggtcacttgagcctgggaggtggaggctgcagtgagccttggccgtgccaccacactccagcctagatgacagagtgagacagaaaaCTGCAGACGACCTGACTTGGAACCCCGCATCTGCCACTCACCCTCTCTGTGACCACAGCCTGCTAACCTCCCCCAGCCACCTTTTCCTCATCCAATAACACTCGAACCTGTCATTGGGtgattttgaggattaaatgagaaagcaTTTAGCCCAGTGCCTCATGCAGAGAAGGTGCTTTTTTTTCTACTAACTTTACAAACAGTAATGCTGAACCTCAGTCAATGTCTTTTTCTGTAATATACGTGTGAGCCAATCAAGTAGAATCTCAGTGGCACCCAGGGCTGGCTCAcagaatgtgtctgtctagtgAATGTTGGTTCAGTGACGGAACTTGGCATCAGGTGGCTTGGCAGATGTATTTCTGTTCCAGTTTCAAACCAGGTGACTACGTGTTAGGACTTAGCAATCTGAAGCCCTTCTGAAAGGAACATGTTTTATTAAAAGTGCCTTGTAAGCCACCATGTCAAATCTAGCCAAGATGCTGGTGGACGATCCATTAGTCACTTTATTCAGAGAGCAGATTCTGACTGCCCATAGGGCTGAAATCTTTGGCCAGATTTTCCCAGGAGGAGCCCTCAGAGAACAGTGGCCCAGGTGCCCAAGAGGACCCTACACAGTTGGTTTCTCTCCTGGTTTGGGGACAGACAGAGCGGTTGGCGATAGCTGTTACCATCCCACTTAAAAAtacttgagcaagttattttccCCCCTCGGGAGCTCTTAGACAAGCAAGTTCTTacttaacaacaaaaaatgttttgcttcattccttttctccTTGATCTTATATTTCCATTCTCTTCTCCTATCCACCAGAATTTGATCCTATTAGGgtatattataaatacaaaatatattttgcatttgaGAATACTTATACCACTTTTCAACGTTTTTAAAAAGGATGtaaatttaaacttattttgttAACCTCTAACGTAGGAGTATATTTCTAAgtataagaaaataatgaagttaAGTATGTTTCTCAGCATAAGAAAATACTTTTGAATGAGTTGTGATTATTagtagtatataaatatattatgattGTAACTTTGCAATTATTGGTCATTAAAAAAGTAGTGCATTGCATGTGGGTGCAATTAAATTGGGTGAAAACCTAATTGTGACCCTCCCTAGCCTTGGGCTGTAGGGCAGAGATACCCAGTTACATGAAAGAGTGTGAGCCCCATTCCAAAAAGTTCCCGTCCTCTGAGTGGTGCTCAAAAGTCACCTCCCAACCAGTAGCACAGCCTGTGTTTATGCTGCTCTCTAGAATGCCTGATTCCAACCTCTGGCGCCCATCTGACCGTGCTGGCGGTTGCCACACTGTCCTGTCTTGTGGTTTTCTGTCCATCCCCATTTCACAGTGGGCATTTCTCTTGGTTTCTGTCCCATCCAGAGCACACCATGGCCACGCCCCTGGAGGATGTTGGCAAGCAGGTGGGTAGGTCTTGTCCGCTTCCTGTGGCCCTGATGGGTCTCTGCAGAGCCTCACGTTGCTTGTCGCTCCTTGTCCTCTTCCCTCCAGGTGTGGCGGGGCGCCCTGCTCCTGGCAGACTACATCCTGTTCCGACAGGACCTCTTCCGAGGATGCACAGCGCTGGAGCTCGGGGCCGGCACGGGGCTCGCTAGCATCATCGCAGCCACCGTGGCACGGACCGTTTATTGTACAGGTAATGAGGTGACATCTCAGGCTGCAGGGAAGTAGTCACCTTCACAAAGCATGCACTGACTGTATAAAAAAAGAGGCAGAGGCACTGGAAATTGGATGTTAGCTGCTGTTGATTTTGCCATCCTGGTCCCCTGGCCCTCTCCACTCTCCATTTTTTCTCAGTGACATCAAAATGACCCAGCAATACCCACTCAGCAGCAGCAGCGTCACCCAGTGGCTATAAGGCCATTGAGCTTCAGGAGGTGCCTAGCGCCCCTGCTAGtacctctctccccactcctgagAAAGAGCAAATACCTCCAAAAACAAGAGGAATATACCCTTTTAGAAGGctttgaaaacaagtttattgtttttttcctggGTATAGAAGCCTTGCCCATTCTTTGTAGGagatttttaaaacagcaaataaaaattaCTCATAATTTTACAATCCCTAGATTGAATCAACAGTGTGCAACTTATGGGGCACCTCCCGTGTGCCACTCATTTCTAGATGTAGGAGGCCCTGCAGTGAATGGAACTGACTAGGCACTGCCCTCAGGGCGCTTACGTTGTAAGAATCTCCTCCAAATGATAGCTGAAATCAAGCTGCAGCAGCACTGTATTCTGCTGAAAatgttgaaaaacattttttaagagcattttcttttttaattatgtatatatttaggggGTTCAAGTGCGAGTTTCTGATGTGCAGCTATATTGCAGTGATGACATCCATCTGGGCTTTTAGTGGACCCACCactcaaatagtgaacattgtacccaatagggaAGCTTTaatcccccacccctcccaccctGTCACCTTCTGGAATCCCCAGTGTCGGTGTTTCCACTCAGTATGTCCATGtttacccattgtttagctcccactcataagtgagaacattttaagagcattttctcatgccattaaaaaattattatataggccaggtgcagtggctcacatctgtaattgcagcactttaggaggctgaggcggcaaatcacctgaggtcaggagtttgagaacagccaggccaacatggtgaaaccttgtctgtactaaaaatacaaaaattaaccagatgtggtggcggcgggcacctgtaatcccagctacttgggaggcttgaacctgggaggcagaggttgcagtgagctaagactgcaccactgcactccagtctaggcaacagagtgagactctgtctcaaaaaaaaaaaaaaaaaaactttatatatgACTTTTAATGACCAGataatatttcatcttttttgtaACCCTTCTCCTATTGCTGAGCATTTTGGCCATTCCTgtgggttttggtttgtttgtttgtttgtttgttttttgcatttgTCAGTTACACTGTGATGAACATCTTTGCATATTGTCTAATAATCTGTCACCTCGGTTCCTAGGAGTGGGCAGTGTTAGTTACATTGCAATGAACGTCTTTGTGTATCATTGTCTAATAACCTGTCACTAGGTTCCTAGAAGTGGGTGAGACTATTCTTAAGCTTTTGATGAACATTAccaactaatttcttttttagtatttaattttgaaataatttcagaccaAAAGGAGTTGTTAAAATAATCCAGCAAGTGCCATGTGCCCTTCCTCTGGCTCCCCAGTGGTGACATCACACACAACCATAGTACAGTGATGAAAACCAGCCAGTGAAGTTAACTCAACTCCTGACGTGCCAGAGTGCTTTCTTTAGAACAAATATACCAGTTTACAAGAGAGTAGTGATGTCATCAAGTGAGCgttgttgttatattttaaatctttaatatcTGCTGGACAGAAAGAGGTATCAGCTGATGTGGTTAACACCTCATTGCTTCCTAGTGAACGCTTCCTGGCACAGACTCTTGTTTCTGAGATAGGAAGGAAGAAGCTAGAGATCACCAGTCCCTGAGGCACAGTTTTCAAATATGCTGAGTTAACCACTGGTCAGGAGTCTGCAGTGCAGCCACACTATTGGCTGCTTCTTGACAATGTCATGTAAATTAACAGTGAGCGCTTCTCAGAGTCAAGCCGTCCAAGAGCTTTGCTTCGTGCCTGGTGCCTAATATCAGGATATAAAGAAGTCTTATCCCTGAGAGAGATTTACCAGCATGGGGAAGAAAGCTTGCATTTAGATGGCACGTTCCAGTTGGAAAAGTCCTTTCAGATGCGTCAGTGACTGGCTATAACTTCACAGTGACTCTGGGCATAGCCCAGGGTTCCTATCTCTGTTGTCCAAATGGGTAGACTGAGGCTGGCCCAAGGTCATCCACAGCTGCTGACGAGACCTGAGGCCCTTGATGTGGACCTGCTGGCTCACAGGGCAGTGCCCTTGTCACGTGGTGGGATTTCAGATTGTGTTGGATGGAACAGAGCTCCCGTGAGCTGGCCGAGGGGTGCTGGAGAGAACGCAGTCAGGGCACCAGGGCTCCTACCCCACTCAGCCAGAGCTGCTCCTCTCTTACCTGTTTTATGGGTTAAAAGCTTTTGACAGAAACTATCATAAAGGTTTAAAAACTGCTGagcctggccaggcgtggtggctaatacgtgtaatcccagcactttgagaggccgaggcaggtggatcacctgaggtcagaagtttgagagcagcttggccaacatggtgaaaccccatctgtactaaaaatacaaaaaaaaaaaaaaattagccaggcatggtggcatgcgcctataatcccagctacttgggaggctgaggcaggagaattgcttgaacctgggaggtggaggttgcagggagccgaggttgcaccactgtacttcagcttgGTCAACAAGTGCGAAACTCCGTTTCCAAAAAACTGCTAAGCCCATCGTGTGCTCTCAGGTACATATCATCAGTATTCTCTTGGCCTAGGAGACAGGGTAGATCCCTCCCTTCTGCGAGCAGGGAGCTCCTCCCGTACATGGCTCTTTGTGACCCCTGGGGTGCAGATGTTAGTCCCAGGGAGATTGCAGTTGATGGGGGGAGTCCACGCCCACAGTGGACCAAGCAAATGTCATTAGCAAGACATCCTGTACTTTCTACACGCACATTCTTctaattagaaatttatttttggtaaagcACTGCTTCTCCCAGTGAGGATTCACTGTACCACAAGTCAGTTCTTGAAATGAGAAATCCCACTTGTCAGAGTAGTAGGCGGCTGGGAGGGAGATCTGGGTGGCAGCAAAGTGAATCGCACTCGAGAGAGTGGGCTCAGCCTGTTTGAATCTGCTCTGTGTTCTGACGAATCATAGGGAAAAACCTTTCTGACCGGAAAACTGGTCCAGTCAGTTTTCCTAGGGTGTCAAAGAACGAGCCTAAATTTGGAGTTAGAaaaacctggattcaaatcccaactcttGCTCTCAATAGCTGCATGACTTTGCTCAAGTCACttaatctgtgaaatgggattcATGATCCTGGCTCCTGCATGGCTGTAAACAAGAAAAGGATGAACTAGGGAAGTACATGCATGTTCCATGTGCTCGGATGATGCTGGGAGCTCGCACTCCTTCGCTCTGGAATGCACACTGTCTCTCCCCATCGGGATGAGAATCTCTTATTTAGGGAACAAGCCAATGAAAAGAGCCTTAAGGTGAGCGTGTTTAATTTTGGCAGTAAGACACACAGGAGAAACGTTTCTCTAATTTCTGCAGTTGTGCTGTTGATAACAGCTCTCTCTACGCAAAAACGTGGAGATAAAAGCATCGTAGCGGCTGGCGCTTTATGGCTTGCCCTCTGTCATTCCAGATGTCGGTGCAGATCTCTTGGCCATGTGCCAGCGAAACATTGCCCTCAACAGCCACCTGACTGCCACTGGAGGTGAGGCCCAGGGGGTCTTCTGCCAGGGAGGGAGGTTTCTCTGTTTAGCATGTAGGACAGACACCCAAGACCATGACATTGGGACGCAGGGCTCTGCCTGTGTCCCTTGCAGCAGGTGAGTAAGGGGAGCAGGCATCATCTGGGCATCACAGAGCTTCAGAGCATTGAGGACGCTCCTTGGATCACCTGCTCATTCCCAGATCCACTGCGTCATCCTACTCCAGCTCTTTCTCTCCCGGACACTGGCAGCGGCCCCTGAGCTGGTCTCCCCAGCTCCTTAATTGACCCGTCCAAGATGTCCTCGTGAAACATCCAGAGTCCCCTTTCTCAGATGCAAGTCTGTCCTCTTCACTTGCTGCTGAAAACTTTCCAGGGGTGTCATCACCTGTGGGGTGAAGTCTGAGCTCCTTGAATTCCCAGGCCTCCCTGGCCCAGCCCTGGCCTgctcttcctgcctcctcctgACAGTCTCCTTTCCAGCCCTGCATCCAGCATGGCCAGGACTCACTCACAGGCCAGTCCCTCTGCGCAGATGGGCCCCCGCCTCCATCTGCCTGGTTGTCTGCTCCCTGCACGGCCTGCAGGGATGAGTGTATGTGATGGGTGACGACAGTTATGTCCTAACGAGGCTGTCGGTGCAGCCTTTCCTGCTCTGAGCAgccccccaggcttcaggcccttCAGTGGTTTCCTATTGCTTGTCTCATCTTGGGGATCTGGCCCATGTCTGtctgcagcccccaccccccgCAGCCGACCTCACCATCTTTCAAATCACATTCCCTCGAGTCCTTTGCCCTTGCTCTTCCCTCCGCCTGAGTGCTGtgccctccctgctcctcccgGCAAGTCCTCATCATGTTCAGGGCTCCAGACCTCCAGATGTGAGGCCAGAGCCCCCAGCAGACTCCAGGAACACCTTGCATGATTGCATTTTACCATCCGCTCGTGTGACTAGTTATTGGtgttttccattcccaccagACTACAAGCTCTGTGGGTGCAGGTACCCTGTCTGCGTTTGCTCTCCACTGTCACAATGTTTGTTGAGTGCTCAGGGTGCAGTAGGCAGTCAGCAGAGCTGGGAGGACGCAGGGAGCATGCTggtggaagccttccctgacatcCACTGTCTAACATGAGTTCCTCTCTCTCCTGGGCATTTGCCTCATCCTTCTGACATCACCCAGCCACACAGTCTTACCGTTGTTGGTTAACCTGCCAGTCTGTCCTGGGGGGCTGGTCTACAAGGATGGAGAGCATGACTCTTAAGTCTTTATTTTCCCTATGTCTGGCACACTCCCTGACACGTAGCACTCAAAAAATCCtggaagaatggatggatgaatggagggAAGGGACAgaagatggatgatggatgagaaggaggggaagaggaTAACAAGGATGGGTGGGAGGATAgaaggatggatagatgggtagatgagaggatggatggatggatggatgggtggatggatggatggatggatgggtggatggatggatgggtggatggatggatggatggatggatggttagatGGAAGGGCAGgaagatgggtgggtggatggatggatggatcaatGGATGGATAGAAGGAAGGATGAGAAGATggatgggtgggagggagggaaggaagacaggtgtgtgggtgggtggatggatggatggatggatggatggatggatggatggatggatagaaggaAGGGCTGGAAGAtgggcaggtgggtgggtgggcggatggatgggtggatgggtggatgggtggatgactGGCTGGCTGGCTGTAAAGATGGAAGGGCAGGAAGATGGTTGGGTGAGAgcaagggtgggtgggtggatagatggatctTCATGTATAGTGTAAAAGTTTATCTTTTTTCCTGATTATGTTTAGAGTTTGGAaagttctctttttgtttgtttttacaggtGGTATAGTTAAAGTCAAAGAACTGGACTGGCTGAAGGACGACCTCTGCACAGGTGTGTGTTTCTCTCAGACGTCTCCCAGTATGAGTCAGTGATTCCTTTGTAATACCTCAGTGCCACTGGCTCTGTGGCCTTGACggagctgtagtcccagctgctgcgACAGTCCCATCGGCACATGGCAGCTTCTCTCCATTGGCCAATGAGCATCAGGTGTCATTCTCCGAGTGCCTGCTGCATGCTGGGCACCTCACATTCATTTTCTTCTCCAGATGTTGTGGTTTCCCTGTGTGGTAGCATGATAATCCCTGAATTGTGAGTGCAGACTGCCCATGGGCACAGCTGGTACACAGCAGGGTACGGGCATGGACCCGAGTTTGTCAGACTCGGGCACAGACCATTTCCCAACAAACAGTGGTGCCAGGAAGCCCCCCGGGTAGGACAGTTTCCCGTATTTCTTACACAGACTACTTCAGACCTGGGTGCTTGCTCTTTCTTTGTAtaaagatgtctttttttttcgcTGTCAGATGGCAGATGGGGAAAGTCATTCCTTGAGTACCGGTCACCTGCCTAGCACTTTGCACACCGTAGGCCCTTTGACCCTCCCAATAGTCCTGTGAGGAAGTAGTACTGTGCCCTTTCTGTGAGTGTGAAACTGAAGCCGTTTCCCTGGGCCACCCAGCAGGCAGATGGGGCAGATCACGTCCTGCACTGAGCCACAGGCCACAGGAGCGGGTGAGGCTGAAATCCGCCCGCTGCTCACTGGCTAGAGCAGACACCCAGCAGAAAAGGCACCTCTTCCACCGTGACTCTGCACCCAGGCAGCAGTGGACCTGAAGCAGGGAGTCTGG is a window encoding:
- the METTL22 gene encoding methyltransferase-like protein 22 isoform X1 gives rise to the protein MVQLAPAAAMDEVTFRSDTVLSDVHIYTPNHRHLMVRLNSVGQPVFLSQFKLLWSQDSWTDSGAKGGNHRDVHTKEPPSAETGSTGSPPESGHSNEGFSLQAGTDTTGQEVAEAQLDEDGDLDVVRRPRAASDPNPAGPLRDKVHPMILAQEEDDVLGEEAQGSPHDIIRIEHTMATPLEDVGKQVWRGALLLADYILFRQDLFRGCTALELGAGTGLASIIAATVARTVYCTDVGADLLAMCQRNIALNSHLTATGGGIVKVKELDWLKDDLCTDPEVPFSWSQEEISDLYDHTTILFAAEVFYDDDLTDAVFKTLSRLAHRLKNACTAILSVEKRLNFTLRHLDVTCEAYDHFRSCLHALEHLADGKLRFVVEPVEASFPQLLVYERIQQLELWKIIAEPVT